The following are from one region of the Rhodopirellula sp. P2 genome:
- a CDS encoding DUF4886 domain-containing protein, whose amino-acid sequence MFRSFFFVCTFTLISLNAGPSSFADSPEQQSTDEQTHVRILTIGNSFTHNATRYLDDLVEAAGHKLTHKMLSIGGSPLELHAKKALALEADPASELAKYKNGDTLQETLKSEPWDFVTIQQVSFRSHDVTTYRPYALQLAEIIRRDAPQAELRLHQTWAYRSDDPRFSRAKPTVGEPATQQAMYEGLRDAYRTITAELSANRIPVGDAFWIADNDRQFGYQPPKNFDAQSLEYPSLPEQTHSLHVGYSWSKSDDKPKLKMDGHHANLAGEYLGACVWFECLYGESPIGNAFVPAKLDTQYAVHLQTIAHQAAQQGGDVVLGPVTSLSAAGKD is encoded by the coding sequence ATGTTCCGATCGTTTTTCTTCGTCTGCACTTTCACGTTGATTTCGTTGAACGCGGGGCCGTCTTCCTTTGCTGACTCACCCGAGCAGCAATCAACAGATGAGCAAACGCACGTTCGCATTCTGACGATCGGCAACAGCTTCACTCACAACGCGACTCGGTACTTGGATGATCTCGTTGAAGCCGCCGGTCACAAACTGACGCACAAGATGCTTTCCATCGGTGGTTCACCACTGGAACTGCACGCCAAGAAGGCGTTGGCGTTGGAAGCCGACCCCGCTAGCGAACTTGCCAAGTACAAGAATGGTGACACCCTCCAAGAAACATTGAAAAGCGAACCATGGGACTTCGTCACGATTCAACAAGTCAGCTTCAGAAGCCATGACGTGACCACCTACCGCCCCTACGCCCTGCAACTCGCGGAGATCATTCGTCGCGATGCACCACAAGCCGAGTTGCGACTGCATCAGACGTGGGCGTATCGAAGCGACGACCCACGATTCAGTCGCGCGAAACCGACGGTGGGTGAACCGGCGACCCAACAAGCCATGTACGAGGGGCTCCGCGACGCCTACCGAACGATCACAGCTGAACTGTCCGCCAATCGAATTCCCGTCGGTGACGCGTTTTGGATCGCCGACAACGATCGCCAGTTTGGCTACCAACCACCCAAAAACTTCGACGCCCAGTCACTCGAGTACCCAAGTCTTCCGGAACAAACTCACTCCTTGCATGTGGGGTACAGCTGGAGCAAATCGGACGACAAACCCAAACTAAAAATGGACGGTCACCACGCCAACCTCGCCGGCGAGTACCTCGGTGCGTGCGTGTGGTTCGAATGCCTGTACGGCGAAAGCCCGATCGGCAACGCCTTCGTGCCCGCCAAACTTGACACCCAGTACGCTGTCCACTTGCAAACGATCGCC